From Trichomycterus rosablanca isolate fTriRos1 chromosome 18, fTriRos1.hap1, whole genome shotgun sequence, the proteins below share one genomic window:
- the LOC134332687 gene encoding RNA polymerase II elongation factor ELL-like isoform X2, producing the protein MKQFAAPKGRKRCREADVEESPPSKRHHAEEGQRLSPADTAGTSLVNEPFTPVTPGYKLKYPKVVMLSQKRMYMRVYKEISKEYCVLHARVDGLETCSHLQPRPKMFQKVHEGTQADKNLLENLNQTNLRQRLFYLHHKLSHIKRLCDEFDYWRRKQLKTKAKRSQDRNNPGHF; encoded by the exons ATGAAGCAG TTTGCTGCCCCTAAAGGTAGAAAGAGGTGCAGGGAGGCTGATGTTGAAGAGTCACCACCCAGCAAAAGACACCATGCTGAGGAAGGACAGCGACTCTCACCAGCCG ACACTGCAGGAACGTCTTTGGTCAATGAGCCATTCACCCCGGTGACCCCTGGTTACAAACT TAAATACCCTAAAGTGGTGATGCTGTCTCAGAAGCGGATGTACATGAGAGTGTACAAGGAAATATCTAAAGAGTACTGTGTCCTTCATGCACGTGTCGATGGCCTTGAAACATGCAGCCATCTGCAACCAAGACCAAAAATGTTTCAG AAAGTGCATGAGGGCACCCAAGCAGACAAGAACTTGCTTGAA AACCTGAATCAAACTAACCTGAGACAGCGCCTCTTTTACTTACACCACAAGCTCTCTCACATCAAGAGGCTTTGTGATGAATTTGACTACTGGAGGAGGAAGCAATTAAAGACCAAAGCCAAAAGAAGCCAGGACAGAAACAATCCTGGACATTTTTAA
- the LOC134332687 gene encoding RNA polymerase II elongation factor ELL-like isoform X1 encodes MKQFAAPKGRKRCREADVEESPPSKRHHAEEGQRLSPADTAGTSLVNEPFTPVTPGYKLKYPKVVMLSQKRMYMRVYKEISKEYCVLHARVDGLETCSHLQPRPKMFQKVHEGTQADKNLLEQNLNQTNLRQRLFYLHHKLSHIKRLCDEFDYWRRKQLKTKAKRSQDRNNPGHF; translated from the exons ATGAAGCAG TTTGCTGCCCCTAAAGGTAGAAAGAGGTGCAGGGAGGCTGATGTTGAAGAGTCACCACCCAGCAAAAGACACCATGCTGAGGAAGGACAGCGACTCTCACCAGCCG ACACTGCAGGAACGTCTTTGGTCAATGAGCCATTCACCCCGGTGACCCCTGGTTACAAACT TAAATACCCTAAAGTGGTGATGCTGTCTCAGAAGCGGATGTACATGAGAGTGTACAAGGAAATATCTAAAGAGTACTGTGTCCTTCATGCACGTGTCGATGGCCTTGAAACATGCAGCCATCTGCAACCAAGACCAAAAATGTTTCAG AAAGTGCATGAGGGCACCCAAGCAGACAAGAACTTGCTTGAA CAGAACCTGAATCAAACTAACCTGAGACAGCGCCTCTTTTACTTACACCACAAGCTCTCTCACATCAAGAGGCTTTGTGATGAATTTGACTACTGGAGGAGGAAGCAATTAAAGACCAAAGCCAAAAGAAGCCAGGACAGAAACAATCCTGGACATTTTTAA